The following nucleotide sequence is from Zingiber officinale cultivar Zhangliang chromosome 10A, Zo_v1.1, whole genome shotgun sequence.
CAGGGAAACCAAGCTTCAGCAATATCACAAGTAATCGGTGAAGAACGCAGGCACACAAGTGTGGCTTATTAAATGCTGTAGAATTTGAACATATAGTTGAAAAAGGATTTAGACCAATGGGCTTACTTGTCCTGCCCCTTCAGCAACACAAATGACTGCATTTCCTTTTGTTTTTATGAGATACTCTAGATGTTTTAAGACTCCATTAGGTCCCTCCAGCTTGAATGGCACCTTCAATTGGAGGTGATTCAGTAAACTGATGATGATAATATATTCCAAGAAAAATGGATATTACTAACCTCTGGGATGAGACATATGTCAATTTGACCACTGGACAATGATGCATGCATTGCTATAAAACCACTGCTCCTTCCCATCAATTTGACCACTCCAATTCCATGGTAAGCACTCCGAGCCTACATAAGATCAAGCATTAAAATGGCAAGTAAAAAAGAGAGCTTGCTTTTGCCAATGAGAAACACCATGCTGCAAAATTTTACCTCAATATAGGCAGAATTGATGGCCCTCTGAGCCTCTTCTACAGCAGTATCGAAACCAAATGTTTTGTCCATAAGTAATACATCATTGTCAATTGTCTTTGGCACCCCGACAACTGATACTTTCAGTTTTCTCTTGCAGCACTTGTTTAAGAGAATAAAATTACAACAGATGAAAACCATGATAATCACATAATTGTGAAACAGATGGGAACTTTTCCAGCAAAGAACAGTTGAACAAGGAAAATGCTTTACACAATTAAGATCATAAGAACAATTCTAAAAGCTTAAGTTAATTCATGCAATACCTCATTATGTATAGCGAGTGCCCCTGCATGTGTCCCATCTCCACCCAATACAAAAAGCATATCAATTCCCTTGGCCTTTGTGTTGTAAGGAAATCACTAATTAATACTAGACTTTTCAAATACGGCTGCCAATTAACTATAACTTAACCAATAACTCAATGTACCTGAATGCTATCAACTATATCACTGGTAGTTGGTGATCCTCGAGACACTCCTAGGAAACTCCCACCAGCAAGGTTAATATTCTGCACCGCTTGACAAGAAAGCTGCCAAAAAATGCTTCTCTTAGACCACACGTAGAAATACCCACTTAAATCATCAGAAATGCTTCAAAAGTTAATGTTCAAACCGGCACTTCTGATAAGAGGGGATCAGTAAATCCATGATAACCATATGGAATTCCAACAATATTTTTTACCCCATATATTTCAAGCGTGAGCACTATCTGAAACAAACAAGACAAAGATATCTTCTTAATGTTATGACTCTGAAAATCAGAGAAAAAATATCTACTGTTATCAACAAATAATTAAGATGTGAACAAGTACAGACACATAAGTTGTTTCCATGATTTGCACTATGAACAATTGTCTACAGTCTCCATTCACCAGTTTGTTTACTTGCTCAGAAAACAAACTTCTCTCACTATGAAAATTATTATGCAGAATTAGATCAGATCACAATCTCTCTTAATTGCATCCTCCCCGTACAATGTACCAATACTACATGAAATGGTGACCATAATGTTTTAAGAGAGTAAGCAACACTATTAAAGACAGGCTCAGAAGAccatttcttttagtttcaactCTTTTAGTCACCAGGTATTTTGCACAGCTAATTGGTACCATCACAGGCCATAATTTTTAGGTTGCCTCATTTCATATTCGATGATTAGAAGGCAAAATCAAGCAGCCCCAAAATATTCAATAATAGAAAATGTTATGTTCAGTACCTTGGTGGAAAATTCATCATTCTACTACTACAAATAGAATTACTATGTTTTCACGACAAGAACTGAATTACAAGCGTTTTACAGTATTTTATATGCCTTTTGCAAATAGATTGTATAAAAAGGAGACTGAGATTTAACAATGACATAATTGCATAAAGCAATCGTAGATGTGAAATGAATTTACAATGAATAAAAATTAGACAAATGAAGATTAAAATAGCTACTAACCTGCCTAATTACATCATTAAGTCCAGGACAAAGCCCACCACAAGTAACAATTGCAGCTTTGACCTCCCTTGGTTCAAAGTATATTTGCTTACGTGGTCCAGCACGGTGTACCCTTGtaaaataaaagacaaagttaatGTAAGAGAAAATGATACGTATACACAAACATAAATAACTGTCAGTTTTGGTTTTTAGCAAAAAGTAATTCATGTTGGGAAAACGGAAAAAGTTATAGAAGGAAAGAGAGAGAGTGACATTAGAGTTCTCAAAATTATGTTTTGGATGCTTAAGTACTAGTCTTTACATTTGGCCCTCTCAACTCATGTTTCAGAATGCTCGGGAGAATAATTACAAATACAATTGGAAACTGTAAAAAAAAATGAACCAAAATAGAATAGTTTCTCAAGCATAATTTCTTTTCCTACATAAACTCAAAGTATCAAAAAGAAATTCTGTAATTAGTTATGATAATTCCACATAAAATGATAGACTACAAATTGCTCATTTAGATCGGAGTTGAAACTCAATTCATCTCAACTGTAAGCATAAAAATTAAGTATCTTTCAGAGAAGtaactaaaatataaaaatacatcCAACAGGATAAAACCAACTTCTATACACCTGTTGAaaaaacataagaaaaaaaaatgataagaaaCGAGTCTACACTTCTAATAATCACTAATTTATATACATGAATTAGCATGTACCATTGTTCCACCCAGCTGCAATCAGGGTCAATGTATTCGGCTCCAGCAGAAGTCGGGGAAGCAAATTTTATAAcctgaaaagaaagaaagaaagaagaataaAACCAGTATGCACAGTTATTACAAGTAGTTTACCATACAAAGGCATCGAGTCAGGACCCAAATCAAACTGAATGAAAATGGTGGGTTTTCTGCTAGGGATAATAAATTAGTAGTCGCAAACTAATATAAGATATATTGTCTCTATTATTCTTAATACTTGCTTGAGAGAACTCTATTACTTACAATATCCTGCAGGTATATATATCTAATCCAATGCCAAAGCTAATTTTATTTCGTTTTATACCTTGAATATGAATATTCTGAAACAAAAATACAAACGTCAGAATATTCTCTAAGAGAAGTCCCTCTCTCTTACAATAGATTATTTTGCTCCTAGAGATCCTGGAAAACTTGATATAGTATGATAACCAAAAAGTTAAGAACCATGAAAAATATCAGAAACCAGAACTCACAAATAGATTCAGCCTATATTTGACCAAAGCAAATCCATTAGTTTTAAAGTGAAATAATGAAGACTATCACTTTGATGATCAATATatattcatttattttcttttcctagaGATCAAAGTTAACATAATAATTATTGAAAGCATCCTGAAAAATTGCTTACAGAATTATGCTTGAAACGTATATGAAATTCAGTTTGAGATGGATCTAACCAGAATTTAAAATCACATTGTTGCATTTGAAATTTTACTTAATAAgcctaaatatttttcaatctgGACTTACTAAAGCTAAAATTCATGTGCCATAGAAAGATCATATGAAACTATTAAAGAAAAAAGATCAGTTGATGGACCTTGAGAAGTGCTCTGTCATCATCATCTACATAGCCATTCCAATCCTCATTTTTTGCACCATTATCTTCATCTATAGGTCTTCTGTCATGAGACAAATTCTTGAATAAACCAGGTAGTTTATGTACAAAAATACAAGTTTCATTTATTCATGTGAAAAGAAACTCTAttcaaaatttttcttcaaaGAAGATCAATCATATAATCATAATtacaaaaaatagttttttaaaaaataatctaaaacATAGATGACCTGCTTTTGAGTGAGAATGTTGTTAGCCTTGGCTTAATGTCAAGAATATTCTTCAAATGTGGTAAGTTGAACCGTTTATCAAAATCCTCCTGGAAGTGTTTCTTCCATTCTGGATCATTAATATCAACCTCTGGCTCGACCACTCGTCTAGCATTTGTTATCTGAGATCCAGCTCTAATTTTTCTCTCTAACTTTCTCAAATTTAAACTGCTGAAATTTGGAAATCGATGACGATTAGCGTGCAACAGTGCCCCATGTTGCTGAATGTTTACAAAATCCACCCTAGTAACTGATGAGGCAAAAGCCATTCCTTGGACTTGGAAGAGTTAGTGATTCCTGAAGCAGACTCGAACTCAAGCACCTGAAGGATAATTAAGTTCAAACTTTATCAATTCGCAATTACCATAGAGAACCTTTTTGTAGAAACTGAAAATAGTTCAGAAGTCAAGATTACAACTTGACCAAAAAATTGAAAAACCAACTACTAAAAACCATCGTGGAGTCCAATCTCAGCATAAATAAGCATATGATTTATTTCACAATGTTAACAATATGGTCACTTTCTAAACCAACCAGAATTTATCAGAATAACTTCGTATACAAAATGATAGCTGCCAGACACTAACTGAATCACCAAGGCTGAGCCTTTGGACGCTCAATAATTCTAAATTTAAGACAGTACTGAACCAAGAAAGCATGTATCCATCCATAAGTCATAGGGAAAAAAAAACCATTCAATCATATAGTTTCCAAACGGCAGGATTCAGTAATGAGCAAATGGTTGCAGGAAAGTGCCAGATGGTGGACAGAAAGAGAAACTAGAAACACGAGGAGTACACTTTCTCCTTTTTGATCCAATGCAACGCAAAGTCTAATATAGGCTTAGAGTTCAAAATTCGACTCTCAAACCAAACTTTTGCACGAAATTTGAGACAGTATGAACACAGCCAACAATTAACCTAACTCTCGACGGAAAACCCACAAAAGCCGATAAAACGATAGGCGATCGTTCTATTTCAAGTTGCCATAAATCGCCGGCATTTGGACTTTGGACCCATTAAAAAACTCCGACAACAAATTAGCTCGAAAAGGGAGAAAGATAGAATTGCCTGAGGAAGGGAATCCGAGAAGCGGGTCCTCGCGGGGGATGAGCAGTGCGCTCCAAGACTCCTCTGGTTCCTCCGCCTTCAAGTTCCCAGCGGCCGTTCTTAATAAGAGGGGAAGGTGGTCAGGGGGAGAAGGAATAACGCAGTCAACGGCCGCGGAAGAGCTGGTGCCCTACAGGTGACGTTACCGCCCTTTACCGGATTCTTCAGATGTGAAAGCACCGCAAGCTAGTTGTGATGATGATCGACGTTATTATAAAGAAAAATACTGGCGGCCTTTTCCTCTCCTATAAACTCGGAGGGCgctagtttattattattattattatttatttatttatttaggttAAACGAAGCGAAGTAAAAAAATtcaattctatttaaaatttattttaaaccgATGAAGTTATTATTTTTATACTTTATTAAAAAGATTAGTTTAGttgtaatattttaaaataaattaacacctttaaaaaaaagttttaaaaaatctcatatatatatattttgagttAGGATTTTGCTGTGTCGTCTACTAATAACTCGAGTTTTGTATTTTAACAAATCATATCTAATATTGTATTCAAAAAGCTCAAAcaaaatcatattaaaaaataacaaaatgagaatataaaaaataataatatgtgGAACTATTAATCAAAACATTATTTTGAATAAGATGAaacttatttaaataaatatgttttttataattaaaaataaataaatttaattaatctcaTTGACTTAACTTTTTGGTCCTCTCGGAACCTACCTTCTTTTCTTTAACACATATATAAAGGATTGAAAAgtaaaagaattattttctacctcTAAATGTAAAAGTTTCAAAATCATACCTTTGATTCACCTCATTAATTAGTATAAATCGGAAAATATTCATGGATCAAGAAGCTCaacccaacatcctttgattacacatctcatttgaaaaaaaattcttgtaaatacGTCAGGGGATCGAACTGTAGATACCTGGATGATAACCTAAATGTTCTGTCACTATACCATAGCCccggagtatttttttttttatttatttttataatctagatatCCACGCGtgcaaataaatcaaatcaaatagtaTGAAAATATTAAGGGCAAATTGTCCTAACTTCTTACATGCAAATTCAATTCCCTCCCTAGTCCCTgtgttagaaaaaaaatattctcaCTTTGCATGCAAATTTTTCTTTGTTTCAACTCTCTAATACACATGATTTATCTAATTGTCCTATTTTTTTAGGTAAAAAA
It contains:
- the LOC122027597 gene encoding ATP-dependent 6-phosphofructokinase 5, chloroplastic-like isoform X1, which produces MAFASSVTRVDFVNIQQHGALLHANRHRFPNFSSLNLRKLERKIRAGSQITNARRVVEPEVDINDPEWKKHFQEDFDKRFNLPHLKNILDIKPRLTTFSLKSRRPIDEDNGAKNEDWNGYVDDDDRALLKVIKFASPTSAGAEYIDPDCSWVEQWVHRAGPRKQIYFEPREVKAAIVTCGGLCPGLNDVIRQIVLTLEIYGVKNIVGIPYGYHGFTDPLLSEVPLSCQAVQNINLAGGSFLGVSRGSPTTSDIVDSIQAKGIDMLFVLGGDGTHAGALAIHNECCKRKLKVSVVGVPKTIDNDVLLMDKTFGFDTAVEEAQRAINSAYIEARSAYHGIGVVKLMGRSSGFIAMHASLSSGQIDICLIPEVPFKLEGPNGVLKHLEYLIKTKGNAVICVAEGAGQEYLTKSNAKDASGNVVLSDIGVHIQHQIKRYFKGAGIPSDVKYIDPTYMIRACRANASDAILCTVLGQNAVHGAFAGFSGITTGICNTHFVYFPITEVIASTRRVDSNSRMWHRCLTSTGQPDFD
- the LOC122027597 gene encoding ATP-dependent 6-phosphofructokinase 5, chloroplastic-like isoform X2, whose product is MAFASSVTRVDFVNIQQHGALLHANRHRFPNFSSLNLRKLERKIRAGSQITNARRVVEPEVDINDPEWKKHFQEDFDKRFNLPHLKNILDIKPRLTTFSLKSRPIDEDNGAKNEDWNGYVDDDDRALLKVIKFASPTSAGAEYIDPDCSWVEQWVHRAGPRKQIYFEPREVKAAIVTCGGLCPGLNDVIRQIVLTLEIYGVKNIVGIPYGYHGFTDPLLSEVPLSCQAVQNINLAGGSFLGVSRGSPTTSDIVDSIQAKGIDMLFVLGGDGTHAGALAIHNECCKRKLKVSVVGVPKTIDNDVLLMDKTFGFDTAVEEAQRAINSAYIEARSAYHGIGVVKLMGRSSGFIAMHASLSSGQIDICLIPEVPFKLEGPNGVLKHLEYLIKTKGNAVICVAEGAGQEYLTKSNAKDASGNVVLSDIGVHIQHQIKRYFKGAGIPSDVKYIDPTYMIRACRANASDAILCTVLGQNAVHGAFAGFSGITTGICNTHFVYFPITEVIASTRRVDSNSRMWHRCLTSTGQPDFD
- the LOC122027597 gene encoding ATP-dependent 6-phosphofructokinase 5, chloroplastic-like isoform X3, producing MAFASSVTRVDFVNIQQHGALLHANRHRFPNFSSLNLRKLERKIRAGSQITNARRVVEPEVDINDPEWKKHFQEDFDKRFNLPHLKNILDIKPRLTTFSLKSRRPIDEDNGAKNEDWNGYVDDDDRALLKVIKFASPTSAGAEYIDPDCSWVEQWVHRAGPRKQIYFEPREVKAAIVTCGGLCPGLNDVIRQLSCQAVQNINLAGGSFLGVSRGSPTTSDIVDSIQAKGIDMLFVLGGDGTHAGALAIHNECCKRKLKVSVVGVPKTIDNDVLLMDKTFGFDTAVEEAQRAINSAYIEARSAYHGIGVVKLMGRSSGFIAMHASLSSGQIDICLIPEVPFKLEGPNGVLKHLEYLIKTKGNAVICVAEGAGQEYLTKSNAKDASGNVVLSDIGVHIQHQIKRYFKGAGIPSDVKYIDPTYMIRACRANASDAILCTVLGQNAVHGAFAGFSGITTGICNTHFVYFPITEVIASTRRVDSNSRMWHRCLTSTGQPDFD